A window of Streptomyces armeniacus contains these coding sequences:
- a CDS encoding thaumatin family protein, whose translation MRTTRTRTAVLAFVMVMLAWCGAASAGAGTPQAAEGYTVTLVNHTGERLWIGSVAEPGSENLTGLPVLDDGQQATVPIPENAEGKWYGKFVPRQKCGGEDGDSFHCKVGDCGPHSDRCDVYTPQPASYAEFHFDRNDPLGLWYNTSYVDGVSVPVTVDADVDPIPETGECSTAGCPDDLLPSCPADNLVTDPDTGEPLYCDNPDPDSPDTEYSRTMSELCPKAYSWSRNDEVPGNDVVRNCTKCSGFTVTFH comes from the coding sequence GTGCGAACGACCCGTACCAGGACGGCCGTTCTGGCCTTTGTCATGGTCATGTTGGCGTGGTGCGGAGCCGCCAGCGCCGGTGCAGGCACCCCGCAGGCCGCCGAGGGCTACACCGTCACCCTCGTCAACCACACCGGCGAACGCCTCTGGATCGGCAGCGTCGCCGAGCCCGGCTCGGAGAACCTCACCGGGCTGCCCGTGCTCGACGACGGCCAGCAGGCGACCGTTCCGATTCCGGAGAACGCCGAGGGCAAGTGGTACGGGAAGTTCGTCCCCCGGCAGAAGTGCGGCGGCGAGGACGGCGACAGCTTCCACTGCAAGGTCGGCGACTGCGGCCCGCACTCGGACCGCTGCGACGTCTACACGCCGCAGCCCGCGAGCTACGCCGAGTTCCACTTCGACCGGAACGACCCGCTCGGGCTCTGGTACAACACCAGCTACGTCGACGGGGTCTCCGTGCCCGTCACCGTCGACGCCGACGTCGACCCGATACCCGAGACCGGCGAGTGCTCCACCGCGGGCTGCCCCGACGACCTGCTGCCCTCCTGCCCCGCCGACAACCTGGTCACGGACCCGGACACGGGCGAGCCGCTGTACTGCGACAACCCGGACCCGGACTCGCCCGACACCGAGTACAGCCGGACGATGTCCGAGCTCTGCCCCAAGGCGTACTCGTGGTCCCGCAACGACGAGGTGCCGGGCAACGACGTCGTACGGAACTGCACCAAGTGCTCGGGCTTCACGGTCACTTTCCACTGA
- a CDS encoding FadR/GntR family transcriptional regulator, translating to MAEPTTTAAWEPVPRSRTFELVLARIEEQILAGNLRVGDRLPPERELVELLGVSRAAVREALRVLEAQGVLRSRVGTGPASGSVISAMPSEGLTQFLRLHMALANFPLPDVVEARATLERSSARLAAERATDDDLARMDEPLRRMDDTGLSREEFNDCDTAFHVAIAEAGGNRLMADMTVAVRSAVRTALLTAFHKLDDWEAVSARLRAEHHAVYDAIALRDTERAGDLVEAHIRGFHQHIGHLRG from the coding sequence ATGGCTGAACCGACCACCACGGCGGCCTGGGAGCCGGTCCCGCGCTCCCGCACCTTCGAACTCGTCCTGGCCAGGATCGAGGAGCAGATCCTGGCCGGAAACCTCCGCGTCGGCGACCGGCTGCCCCCGGAACGCGAGCTCGTCGAGCTGCTCGGCGTCAGCCGCGCCGCCGTACGGGAGGCGCTGCGCGTGCTGGAGGCGCAGGGCGTCCTGCGGTCCCGTGTCGGCACCGGACCGGCCTCCGGCAGCGTGATCTCCGCGATGCCCAGTGAGGGCCTCACGCAGTTCCTGCGGCTGCACATGGCGCTGGCCAACTTCCCGCTCCCCGACGTCGTCGAGGCCCGCGCCACCCTGGAGCGCTCCAGCGCCCGGCTCGCCGCCGAACGCGCCACCGACGACGACCTGGCGCGCATGGACGAGCCACTGCGGCGCATGGACGACACCGGCCTGTCCCGCGAGGAGTTCAACGACTGCGACACCGCGTTCCACGTCGCCATCGCGGAGGCCGGGGGCAACCGGCTGATGGCCGACATGACCGTCGCCGTCCGCAGCGCCGTACGCACCGCGCTGCTCACCGCGTTCCACAAGCTCGACGACTGGGAGGCGGTCTCGGCCCGGCTGCGCGCCGAGCACCACGCCGTCTACGACGCGATCGCCCTGCGCGACACCGAGCGGGCGGGCGACCTCGTCGAGGCCCACATCCGCGGCTTCCACCAGCACATCGGCCACCTCCGCGGCTGA
- a CDS encoding GH92 family glycosyl hydrolase, with amino-acid sequence MGIGANRGGRGVGRDTPRLAALAAAALCAGLLGAPQAASADAPAPAKDGQLTDLVNPFIGTQNEGNTFPGAAVPFGMVQLSPDTGHNTGYNWDQNTIRGFSSVHLSGVGCALGGDLPVMPTTGDITSTDNEKYAATFSHDNESASPGSYKVAFDDYGGTTAELTATQRTGHQRYTFPETGKANVLLNSGQALHKVTESEVRVLDDRTIATAITGRGFCQDTEKEYTVHTLTRFDRPFDGHGTWSGDEVTDGGDTSSGAGRRGAYARFDTRDGDRDVEAVTSLSYVDAKGAARNMAAEGTRSFDATRDAARAEWERRLGQVRAEGGSEERRRVFYSSLYRALLHPNTGEDVDGRYTGWDQKIHRSEGFTYYQNWSLWDTYRTQAQLLALLAPDESRDMALSLLRVDEEGGWLPKWGYGTVETNIMTGDPVTPFLTNAYRQGLLKGHEEDAYRVLKKNADGVPPADSPYVGRMGNAEYLKDGYVPFLPDREKEKPGDSDFHHGASATLEYALADAALAEMARDLGHEEDAARYAERSRNYRTVFDESTGFFRPRDGEGAFTGPEDPARSEGFHEGTAWQYMWLTPQDQPGMMSLVGGREATGKRLDSFFAYEQLLADPEKTAREVWVNGPYDYYNADKYNPQNEPDLIAPYTYLSTGEPWKTTDVVHAALTLFTDGPDGVTGNDDLGTMSSWMVLTGMGIFPVFPGTDTWGLSTPAFDKVTLTLDRKWYPRGGFTVDADGAGEGKRYIRSASLGGDDLPRTWITTDDIRRGDLSFETGTEPSDWGTGEDAAPPSTPLRGR; translated from the coding sequence ATGGGTATAGGGGCCAATCGCGGGGGCCGGGGCGTCGGCAGAGACACCCCACGCCTCGCCGCCCTCGCCGCGGCCGCCCTGTGCGCGGGCCTGCTCGGCGCGCCCCAGGCCGCCTCCGCCGACGCCCCGGCCCCCGCGAAGGACGGGCAACTCACCGACCTGGTCAATCCGTTCATCGGCACGCAGAACGAGGGCAACACCTTCCCCGGCGCCGCCGTCCCCTTCGGCATGGTGCAGCTCTCCCCCGACACCGGCCACAACACCGGCTACAACTGGGACCAGAACACCATCCGCGGCTTCTCCTCCGTCCACCTCTCCGGCGTCGGCTGCGCCCTCGGCGGCGACCTGCCGGTGATGCCCACCACCGGCGACATCACCAGCACCGACAACGAGAAGTACGCCGCCACCTTCAGCCACGACAACGAGAGCGCGTCCCCCGGCTCGTACAAGGTCGCGTTCGACGACTACGGCGGCACCACCGCCGAGTTGACCGCCACCCAGCGCACCGGCCACCAGCGCTACACCTTCCCGGAGACCGGCAAGGCCAACGTCCTCCTCAACTCCGGCCAGGCCCTGCACAAGGTGACGGAGTCCGAGGTACGCGTCCTGGACGACCGTACGATCGCCACCGCCATCACCGGACGCGGCTTCTGCCAGGACACGGAGAAGGAGTACACGGTCCACACCCTCACCCGCTTCGACCGGCCCTTCGACGGGCACGGCACGTGGAGCGGCGACGAGGTGACCGACGGCGGCGACACCTCGTCCGGGGCCGGCAGGCGCGGCGCGTACGCCCGCTTCGACACCCGCGACGGCGACCGCGACGTGGAGGCCGTGACCTCGCTGTCGTACGTGGACGCGAAGGGCGCCGCACGCAACATGGCGGCGGAGGGCACCCGTTCGTTCGACGCCACCCGGGACGCGGCGCGTGCCGAGTGGGAGCGGCGGCTCGGGCAGGTACGGGCGGAGGGCGGCAGCGAGGAGCGCCGCCGGGTCTTCTACTCCTCCCTCTACCGCGCCCTGCTGCACCCCAACACCGGCGAGGACGTGGACGGCCGCTACACCGGCTGGGACCAGAAGATCCACCGGTCGGAGGGGTTCACGTACTACCAGAACTGGTCGCTGTGGGACACGTACCGCACCCAGGCGCAGCTTCTCGCGCTGCTCGCGCCGGACGAGTCCCGTGACATGGCGCTGTCCCTGCTCCGCGTCGACGAGGAGGGCGGCTGGCTGCCCAAGTGGGGCTACGGCACCGTCGAGACGAACATCATGACCGGCGACCCGGTGACCCCCTTCCTCACCAACGCCTACCGGCAGGGCCTGCTGAAGGGCCACGAGGAGGACGCGTACCGGGTGCTGAAGAAGAACGCGGACGGGGTGCCGCCCGCGGACTCCCCGTACGTCGGCCGGATGGGCAACGCGGAGTATCTGAAGGACGGTTACGTGCCGTTCCTGCCGGACCGCGAGAAGGAGAAGCCCGGCGACTCCGATTTCCACCACGGCGCCTCCGCGACCCTCGAGTACGCACTCGCCGACGCCGCGCTCGCCGAGATGGCGCGCGACCTGGGGCACGAGGAGGACGCGGCGCGGTACGCCGAACGCTCCCGCAACTACCGCACCGTATTCGACGAGAGCACCGGCTTCTTCCGGCCGCGGGACGGCGAGGGCGCGTTCACCGGGCCCGAGGACCCGGCCCGCAGCGAGGGCTTCCACGAGGGCACGGCCTGGCAGTACATGTGGCTGACGCCGCAGGACCAGCCGGGGATGATGTCGCTCGTCGGCGGGCGCGAGGCCACGGGCAAGCGGCTGGACTCGTTCTTCGCGTACGAGCAGCTGCTGGCCGACCCGGAGAAGACGGCACGCGAGGTGTGGGTCAACGGGCCGTATGACTACTACAACGCGGACAAGTACAACCCGCAGAACGAGCCCGACCTCATCGCCCCGTACACGTACCTGTCGACGGGGGAGCCGTGGAAGACGACGGACGTCGTGCACGCCGCGCTCACCCTCTTCACCGACGGGCCCGACGGCGTGACCGGCAACGACGACCTCGGCACCATGTCGTCGTGGATGGTGCTCACCGGCATGGGCATCTTCCCGGTCTTCCCCGGGACCGACACCTGGGGGCTGTCCACGCCGGCCTTCGACAAGGTGACGCTGACGCTGGACCGCAAGTGGTACCCGCGCGGCGGGTTCACGGTGGACGCGGACGGCGCGGGTGAGGGGAAGCGGTACATCCGCTCCGCCTCGCTCGGCGGCGACGACCTGCCGCGGACGTGGATCACGACGGACGACATCCGGCGCGGCGACCTGTCGTTCGAGACGGGCACGGAGCCGTCGGACTGGGGCACGGGAGAGGACGCCGCACCACCGTCGACGCCGCTGCGGGGGCGCTGA
- a CDS encoding putative adhesin: MFSGHGGIRAGDGNPVIVPEGTSISMYSRHGEPITDALGNQIETRAPVPVEVYGPGEKLPNYSLFPPSGLKIEGVPRNVTVVGETPLSHLMQPNMGPVHWAACRSVMRE, encoded by the coding sequence GTGTTCAGCGGTCACGGCGGTATACGGGCTGGTGATGGAAATCCGGTGATCGTGCCTGAAGGTACAAGTATCTCCATGTACAGTAGGCATGGAGAGCCAATTACCGATGCACTCGGAAACCAGATCGAAACAAGAGCGCCCGTTCCTGTGGAAGTCTACGGCCCTGGTGAAAAACTTCCCAACTACTCATTGTTCCCGCCAAGTGGGTTGAAAATTGAGGGTGTTCCAAGGAATGTGACAGTTGTTGGGGAGACACCTCTATCGCACCTTATGCAACCGAATATGGGGCCAGTGCACTGGGCGGCTTGCAGGTCCGTGATGAGAGAATAG
- a CDS encoding class I SAM-dependent methyltransferase, with protein MAEPSFLTAVRESYDTVAADYVERVPPPAEMDPLSRAMLAAFAELVRTAGLGPVADLGCGPGRLTAHLAALGVPAFGVDLSPKMIGLARHAYPNLRFTAGSMTAPETRDDGLGGILAWYSTHHTPPRWLPAVFAEFHRTLAPGGHLLWGDYVGDERLKPARGYGRPVSYESYLLPLDRMVGLLEQAGLVVTARLEQEPGGRVNRPHACLLARKPEET; from the coding sequence ATGGCTGAGCCCTCTTTTCTGACAGCTGTCCGCGAGTCGTACGACACGGTCGCTGCCGATTACGTCGAACGCGTCCCGCCTCCCGCCGAGATGGACCCGCTGTCACGCGCAATGCTGGCGGCGTTCGCCGAACTCGTGCGGACGGCCGGCCTGGGGCCGGTCGCGGACCTGGGCTGCGGCCCCGGCCGTTTGACGGCGCACCTGGCCGCGCTGGGGGTGCCCGCCTTCGGCGTCGACCTGTCACCGAAGATGATCGGGCTGGCCCGCCACGCCTATCCGAACCTGCGGTTCACCGCGGGCTCGATGACCGCGCCGGAGACGAGGGACGACGGACTCGGCGGCATCCTGGCCTGGTACTCCACCCATCACACGCCTCCGCGGTGGCTACCGGCGGTGTTCGCCGAGTTCCATCGCACACTCGCGCCCGGCGGCCACCTGCTCTGGGGAGACTACGTCGGCGACGAGCGGCTGAAGCCGGCCCGGGGCTATGGCCGTCCGGTGTCCTACGAGTCGTATCTCCTGCCTCTGGACCGCATGGTCGGCCTGCTGGAGCAGGCGGGACTCGTCGTCACCGCGAGGCTGGAGCAGGAGCCGGGTGGACGGGTGAACAGACCGCACGCCTGCCTCCTTGCCCGCAAGCCCGAAGAGACTTGA
- a CDS encoding DUF397 domain-containing protein, which produces MRSIDLSTVTWRKSSYSNQDGGDCVEVADDFPAVVPVRDSKDPAGPALIFGTAAWSSFVSAVRGGEFSA; this is translated from the coding sequence GTGCGATCCATCGACCTGAGCACCGTCACGTGGCGCAAGTCCTCGTACAGCAACCAGGACGGCGGCGACTGCGTCGAGGTTGCGGACGACTTCCCCGCCGTCGTTCCCGTACGGGACAGCAAGGACCCGGCGGGCCCCGCGCTCATATTCGGGACGGCCGCCTGGTCGTCGTTCGTCAGCGCCGTCAGGGGCGGGGAGTTCAGCGCCTGA
- a CDS encoding helix-turn-helix domain-containing protein, giving the protein MPPRRVVTGRSQEPRQRFVEELRILRAARGDSLRKLGEVLGWDWSLFGKMESGETLGGPEVVEALDQHYGTGNLLLTLWELALGDPTQFREKYRRYMILAAEAVSLWKYSVSAVPGLLQTEEYARTLLAVGGLNGDELTRQVEARIGRSELLDGNAAPRFRAILSESVLRTELEDPQAWRIQLEHLLEISERKNVTIHVVENSAGLHALTNTDIMFLRTPDGRTVAWVETGYSGELVEETAAVEQLQLSYDSVRDLALTPAASRTFISRTLEEAQCDPST; this is encoded by the coding sequence ATGCCGCCGAGACGGGTGGTCACGGGTCGGAGCCAGGAACCGCGCCAGCGGTTTGTCGAGGAGCTGCGCATACTCCGAGCGGCGCGCGGCGACAGCCTGCGCAAGCTCGGCGAAGTGCTCGGCTGGGACTGGTCCCTGTTCGGGAAGATGGAGAGCGGCGAGACGCTGGGCGGCCCCGAGGTCGTAGAAGCGCTCGACCAGCATTACGGGACCGGGAACCTTCTGCTCACGCTGTGGGAACTCGCGCTCGGCGACCCCACGCAGTTCCGCGAGAAGTACCGCCGCTACATGATCCTTGCGGCGGAGGCCGTCAGCCTGTGGAAGTACTCCGTGAGTGCCGTCCCGGGCCTGTTGCAGACGGAGGAGTACGCCCGGACCCTGCTCGCCGTAGGCGGCCTCAACGGCGACGAACTGACCCGGCAGGTCGAAGCGCGCATCGGCCGCAGCGAGTTACTGGACGGCAACGCTGCGCCTCGTTTCCGCGCCATCCTGTCCGAGTCCGTCCTACGCACCGAGCTGGAAGATCCGCAGGCATGGCGCATACAGCTTGAGCACCTGCTGGAGATCAGCGAGCGGAAGAACGTCACGATTCATGTGGTCGAGAACTCCGCCGGGCTCCACGCTCTGACCAACACCGACATCATGTTTCTGCGGACACCGGACGGCCGCACGGTGGCGTGGGTGGAGACCGGCTACTCGGGGGAGCTCGTCGAAGAGACCGCCGCCGTCGAGCAGTTGCAGCTCAGCTACGATTCAGTCCGCGACCTGGCACTCACCCCGGCGGCGTCGCGGACGTTCATCTCGCGGACTTTGGAGGAAGCGCAGTGCGATCCATCGACCTGA
- a CDS encoding SCO6880 family protein yields the protein MTTPSHSVAPRRTYMIGRARPNAIVGKNRETGEIALIITGAFFGMMSGLLIPVLSVRIPALVGFPMLALAAVYVPYRGRTLYKWFEIDRSYRRMVRRGEAYRSGVQEAGTRLDGREVEVGPPPGVGRINWLSAPFGPDEIAVLLHADRRTVTAAIEIEGPGVGLRDSEDQEALVDRFGTLLKHVANGDGFVTRLQILARTLPADPDAHAKDIAQRGDDRAAPWLQESYEQLQSMVSTSSEQHRAYLVACMHYGRELAAEGAAVAKAARASAGGVPGMRGGRARKMTKDEGLAVIMARELTDICARLAEADIRVRQPLGQARMGSLIHSMYDPDHPIDHIQAMTKRNAWPAELDALEPTYLKAKTRESVTRAPWCHSTAWVKEWPMTPVGVNFLAPLLVHTPDVIRTVAVVMDLEPTELAIERMLTEKTNDEAEASRQAKMNRTVDPRDIAAHGRVDQRGEDLASGAAGVNLVGYITVSSRSPEALARDKRTIRASAGKSYLKLEWCDREHHRAFVNTLPFATGIRR from the coding sequence GTGACGACCCCTTCCCACAGCGTCGCGCCGCGCCGCACGTACATGATCGGCCGCGCGCGGCCGAACGCCATCGTCGGAAAGAACCGGGAGACCGGCGAGATCGCGTTGATCATCACCGGCGCCTTCTTCGGCATGATGAGCGGCCTGCTGATCCCTGTGCTGTCGGTACGCATCCCCGCCCTGGTCGGCTTCCCGATGCTCGCGCTGGCGGCGGTGTACGTGCCGTACCGCGGGCGGACGCTCTACAAGTGGTTCGAGATCGACCGCAGTTACCGGCGCATGGTGCGGCGCGGCGAGGCGTACCGCTCCGGTGTGCAGGAGGCGGGCACCCGGCTGGACGGCCGCGAGGTGGAGGTCGGGCCGCCGCCCGGCGTCGGCCGTATCAACTGGCTGTCGGCGCCGTTCGGCCCGGACGAGATCGCCGTCCTGCTGCACGCGGACCGCCGTACGGTCACCGCGGCCATCGAGATCGAGGGCCCCGGCGTCGGGCTGCGCGACAGCGAGGACCAGGAGGCGCTGGTCGACCGGTTCGGCACGCTGCTCAAGCACGTCGCGAACGGCGACGGCTTCGTCACCCGGCTGCAGATCCTCGCCCGTACGCTGCCCGCCGACCCCGACGCGCACGCGAAGGACATCGCGCAGCGCGGCGACGACCGGGCGGCGCCGTGGCTGCAGGAGTCGTACGAGCAGCTGCAGTCGATGGTCTCCACGTCCAGCGAGCAGCACCGCGCGTACCTCGTGGCCTGCATGCACTACGGCCGCGAGCTCGCCGCCGAGGGCGCGGCCGTCGCCAAGGCGGCGCGCGCTTCCGCGGGCGGCGTGCCGGGGATGCGGGGCGGCCGCGCCCGCAAGATGACCAAGGACGAGGGCCTGGCGGTCATCATGGCCCGCGAACTCACCGACATCTGCGCACGTTTGGCGGAGGCCGACATCCGGGTACGCCAGCCGCTGGGACAGGCGCGCATGGGGTCGCTCATCCACTCCATGTACGACCCGGACCACCCCATCGACCACATCCAGGCGATGACGAAGCGGAACGCCTGGCCGGCGGAGCTGGACGCGCTGGAACCGACCTATCTGAAGGCGAAGACCAGGGAGTCGGTGACCCGCGCCCCCTGGTGCCACTCGACGGCGTGGGTCAAGGAGTGGCCGATGACCCCGGTGGGCGTGAACTTCCTCGCCCCGCTGCTCGTCCACACCCCCGACGTGATCCGCACGGTCGCCGTGGTGATGGACCTGGAGCCGACGGAGCTGGCCATCGAGCGGATGCTGACCGAGAAGACCAACGACGAGGCGGAAGCGAGCCGTCAGGCCAAGATGAACCGTACGGTCGACCCCCGCGACATCGCCGCGCACGGCCGCGTCGACCAGCGCGGCGAGGACCTGGCGAGCGGGGCGGCCGGGGTCAACCTGGTGGGTTACATCACGGTGTCCTCGCGCAGCCCGGAGGCGTTGGCCAGGGACAAGCGGACGATCCGCGCGTCCGCGGGCAAGTCGTATCTGAAACTGGAGTGGTGCGACCGCGAGCACCACCGGGCGTTCGTGAACACCCTGCCGTTCGCCACCGGCATCCGGCGCTGA
- a CDS encoding ATP-binding protein: MSGARDPLTAVTDAFTSFLFGKTETTRLPVRTSTGQAQAVYLPTAAPGLGDSGVIIGREVYSGKGYIYDPFQLYGQQLPAPHWLVLGESGNGKSALEKTYVLRQLRFRDRQVVVLDAQGEDGVGEWNLIAEEMGITPIRLDPTAALDQGIRLNPLDPAITTTGQLALLRTIIEVAMGHGLDERSGFALKVAHAYVNATIADRQPVLTDIVEQLRHPEPESAQAMNVALEDVRAWGLDVALVLDRLVDGDLRGMFDGPTTVGIDLDAPLIVFDLSHIDRNSIAMPILMAIVGVWLEHTWIRPDRRKRIFLVEEAWHIINSPFVAQLFQRLLKFGRRLGLSFVAVVHHLSDVVDGAAAREAAAILKMASTRTIYAQKADEARATGKVLGLPRWAVEIIPTLSPGIAVWDVNGNVQVVKHLITEAERPLVFTDRAMTEAAPARQPEAPSLDAELEAETEARAMAMEHVSGPHGEPDGSSASTVA; the protein is encoded by the coding sequence ATGTCAGGCGCACGAGATCCACTGACCGCGGTCACCGACGCGTTCACCAGCTTCCTCTTCGGCAAGACGGAGACGACACGCCTGCCGGTACGCACCTCCACGGGCCAGGCCCAGGCGGTGTATCTGCCGACGGCGGCCCCCGGCCTCGGCGACTCCGGCGTGATCATCGGCCGCGAGGTCTACAGCGGCAAGGGCTACATCTACGACCCCTTCCAGCTCTACGGCCAGCAACTCCCCGCCCCCCACTGGCTGGTGCTCGGCGAGTCCGGCAACGGCAAGTCGGCGCTGGAGAAGACGTACGTGCTGCGGCAGCTCCGGTTCCGCGACCGGCAGGTCGTGGTGCTGGACGCGCAGGGCGAGGACGGCGTCGGCGAATGGAACCTGATCGCCGAGGAGATGGGCATCACGCCCATCCGGCTCGACCCCACCGCCGCCCTCGACCAGGGCATACGTCTCAACCCGCTGGACCCGGCGATCACCACCACCGGCCAGCTCGCGCTGCTCCGCACGATCATCGAAGTGGCGATGGGGCACGGCCTGGACGAGCGTTCCGGTTTCGCGCTGAAGGTGGCCCACGCGTACGTCAACGCCACCATCGCCGACCGGCAGCCCGTCCTCACCGACATCGTCGAGCAACTCCGCCATCCGGAACCGGAGTCGGCGCAGGCCATGAACGTCGCGCTGGAGGACGTACGCGCCTGGGGCCTCGACGTCGCCCTGGTGCTGGACCGGCTGGTCGACGGTGACCTGCGCGGCATGTTCGACGGGCCGACGACCGTAGGCATCGACCTGGACGCGCCGCTGATCGTCTTCGACCTCTCGCACATCGACCGGAACTCGATCGCGATGCCCATCCTGATGGCCATCGTGGGCGTCTGGCTGGAGCACACCTGGATCCGCCCCGACCGCCGGAAGCGCATCTTCCTGGTGGAGGAGGCGTGGCACATCATCAACAGCCCGTTCGTCGCGCAGCTGTTCCAGCGGCTGCTGAAGTTCGGGCGGCGGCTGGGCCTTTCGTTCGTGGCGGTGGTCCACCACCTGTCGGACGTGGTCGACGGCGCGGCGGCGCGCGAGGCCGCCGCGATCCTCAAGATGGCCTCGACCAGAACCATCTACGCCCAGAAAGCCGACGAGGCGAGAGCCACCGGCAAGGTGCTGGGCCTGCCGCGCTGGGCCGTCGAGATCATCCCGACTCTCTCGCCGGGCATAGCGGTGTGGGACGTGAACGGCAACGTGCAGGTCGTCAAGCACCTCATCACCGAGGCCGAACGGCCGCTCGTCTTCACCGACCGCGCGATGACCGAGGCGGCCCCCGCAAGGCAGCCGGAAGCACCCTCGCTCGACGCGGAACTGGAGGCGGAAACGGAGGCGCGCGCCATGGCCATGGAGCACGTGTCGGGACCACACGGGGAACCTGACGGCTCCTCCGCGTCCACGGTGGCCTGA
- a CDS encoding methyltransferase domain-containing protein, which produces MGAAAEFAREIAAGGALADPAWRRAFEEVPRELFVPYYYAVEPDSGAQERRWRDDPDPEGRERWLRGVYADVPLATRIRDGELISSSSQPSLMARMLAALEVRDGMRVLEIGTGPGFNAALLCHRLGDRNVTTVDLDRGITDAARNHLAAAGYRPAVVTGDGARGCPAHAPYDRIIATCALPAVPLPWLAQCAPGALVLAPLATGLIALRVLDAEHASGRFLDTPAYFVPLRGAGPAYGPADCTAGLPAEAERSDSFRFLLALTRGRVPARAAYEIWTGEGRPERERYGLTVRGGEQWAWLDTPYESYAWPLGT; this is translated from the coding sequence ATGGGTGCCGCGGCAGAGTTCGCACGGGAGATCGCGGCGGGCGGCGCGCTCGCCGACCCCGCCTGGCGCAGGGCGTTCGAGGAGGTCCCCCGGGAGCTGTTCGTGCCGTACTACTACGCCGTCGAGCCCGACAGCGGCGCCCAGGAGCGGCGCTGGCGGGACGACCCCGACCCGGAGGGGCGCGAGCGCTGGCTGCGCGGCGTGTACGCGGACGTGCCGCTGGCCACCCGCATCCGCGACGGCGAGCTGATCTCCTCCAGCAGCCAGCCGTCGCTGATGGCGCGCATGCTGGCGGCGCTGGAGGTGCGGGACGGCATGCGGGTGCTGGAGATCGGTACGGGCCCCGGCTTCAACGCCGCGCTGCTCTGCCACCGGCTCGGCGACCGCAACGTCACCACCGTCGATCTCGACCGCGGGATCACGGACGCCGCCCGCAACCACCTCGCCGCCGCCGGCTACCGCCCCGCCGTCGTCACCGGAGACGGGGCGCGCGGCTGCCCCGCGCACGCTCCGTACGACCGGATCATCGCCACCTGCGCGCTGCCCGCCGTCCCCCTGCCCTGGCTCGCCCAGTGCGCACCCGGCGCGCTGGTGCTGGCGCCGCTCGCGACCGGGCTGATCGCGCTCCGGGTGCTCGACGCCGAGCACGCCTCGGGCCGCTTCCTCGACACCCCCGCGTACTTCGTGCCGCTGCGCGGCGCCGGCCCCGCGTACGGGCCCGCCGACTGTACGGCCGGGCTGCCCGCGGAGGCCGAACGAAGCGACTCATTCCGCTTCCTGCTCGCGCTCACGAGGGGGCGGGTGCCGGCACGCGCGGCGTACGAGATCTGGACCGGCGAGGGCCGCCCGGAACGCGAGCGGTACGGCCTGACGGTGCGCGGCGGCGAGCAGTGGGCCTGGCTGGACACCCCGTACGAGTCGTACGCCTGGCCGCTGGGCACGTGA
- a CDS encoding NADPH-dependent FMN reductase, whose protein sequence is MPHTPGAQEPQQAPAQAERQPQAQAPDALRVAVIVGSTREGRVGDAVGGWFAKRARQRTDLEIRLVDLADFSFPERYPERASPDMAAFCGEVGRAEGFVVVTPEYNRSFPASLKQAIDFAYDEWHAKPVAFVSYGCRSAGLYAVEALRSIFTELHTVTVRDGVSFDLLGGCPGEPGRPGEDAEERAVASMLDQLVWWGLALREARAARPYVT, encoded by the coding sequence ATGCCGCACACACCGGGGGCGCAGGAGCCGCAGCAGGCACCCGCGCAGGCCGAGCGGCAGCCGCAGGCGCAGGCCCCGGACGCGTTGCGCGTCGCGGTCATCGTCGGCAGCACCCGCGAGGGGCGGGTGGGCGACGCGGTGGGCGGCTGGTTCGCGAAGCGCGCCCGGCAGCGTACGGACCTCGAGATACGGCTCGTGGACCTCGCCGACTTCAGCTTCCCGGAGCGCTATCCGGAGCGGGCGTCACCGGACATGGCGGCGTTCTGCGGTGAAGTCGGGCGCGCGGAGGGGTTCGTGGTGGTGACACCCGAGTACAACCGCAGCTTCCCCGCCTCTCTGAAGCAGGCGATCGACTTCGCCTACGACGAGTGGCACGCCAAGCCCGTCGCGTTCGTCTCGTACGGCTGCCGCTCCGCCGGGCTGTACGCGGTGGAGGCGCTGCGTTCGATCTTCACCGAGCTGCACACCGTCACGGTGCGCGACGGCGTGAGCTTCGACCTGCTGGGCGGCTGCCCGGGCGAGCCCGGACGGCCGGGCGAGGACGCGGAGGAACGGGCCGTGGCCAGCATGCTCGACCAGCTCGTCTGGTGGGGCCTCGCGCTGCGCGAGGCACGCGCGGCACGGCCGTACGTCACCTAG